The following proteins come from a genomic window of Salvia hispanica cultivar TCC Black 2014 chromosome 4, UniMelb_Shisp_WGS_1.0, whole genome shotgun sequence:
- the LOC125219343 gene encoding serine carboxypeptidase-like 51, translating into MGNSHIGFSLLVSVLLLLQGSLVRTDDGSESWGYAQVRPKAHMFWWYYTSPHRTEDPNKPWPIILWLQGGPGASGVGIGNFEEIGPLDTYLKPRNSTWLTKADLLFVDNPVGTGYSYVEDLELLVKTDYEAADDLTTLLIEIFNKNETLQKSPLYIVAESYGGKYAVTLGLSALKAIQAGKLKLKLGGIALGDTWISPEDFVFSWGPLLKDVSRLDNNGLKKSNSIAEQIKQQIEAGKFVEATESWSDLEGVISSSSNSVDFYNFLLDSGMDPVSLSASELSQQISIRRYSRYLNSLRRDTPGGDGDINTLMNGVIKKKLNIPQNVEWGGQSGSVFSALEGDFMKPRIDEVDQLLAKGVNLTIYSGQLDVICSTKGTEAWVEKLKWGGLKTFLSMERTPMYCEKERITKGFTKSYKNLHFYWILGAGHFVPVDQPCVALSMINSVITNSK; encoded by the exons atggGGAACTCCCATATCGGCTTTTCTCTTCTTGTTTCAGTTTTGTTGTTGCTTCAAGGATCTTTAGTAAGAACAGATGATGGATCAGAATCATGGGGCTATGCTCAAGTCAGGCCCA AAGCCCATATGTTTTGGTGGTATTACACAAGTCCACACAGAACTGAAGATCCCAACAAGCCTTGGCCTATCATTCTTTGGCTGCAGGGTGGACCT GGTGCTTCTGGGGTTGGGATTGGTAATTTTGAGGAGATTGGGCCTTTAGACACCTATTTGAAGCCAAGAAATTCCACATGGCTCACAAAAGCTGATCTCCTCTTTGTG GATAATCCAGTTGGGACAGGATACAGTTATGTGGAGGATCTGGAATTGCTGGTGAAAACTGATTATGAAGCTGCTGATGATCTAACTACACTTTTGATTGagattttcaataaaaatgagactctcCAAAAAAGCCCTCTTTATATTGTGGCTGAATCTTATGGAGGAAAATATGCTGTCACTCTTGGATTATCTGCTCTCAAAGCAATTCAAGCTGGCAAGTTAAAGCTTAAACTTGGAG GAATTGCATTGGGGGATACCTGGATTTCACCAGAAGATTTTGTG TTTTCATGGGGCCCTCTTCTAAAAGATGTCTCAAGGCTGGACAACAATGGCCTCAAGAAATCAAATAG TATTGCTGAGCAGATTAAGCAACAAATTGAGGCAGGCAAGTTTGTTGAGGCAACAGAATCATGGAGTGATCTTGAAGGTGTGATCAGTTCCAGCAGTAATTCAGTG GATTTCTACAACTTCTTGCTGGATTCAGGGATGGACCCTGTGTCCTTGTCAGCCTCTGAGCTATCACAACAGATCTCCATCAGGCGATACTCAAGATATCTGAATTCGTTGAGGCGGGATACTCCGGGTGGTGATGGTGATATCAATACCCTAATGAATGGTGTGATCAAGAAGAAACTCAACATACCTCAAAATGTTGA ATGGGGAGGCCAATCAGGTTCTGTTTTTTCAGCATTGGAAGGAGATTTCATGAAACCTAGGATTGATGAG GTGGATCAGCTTCTAGCTAAAGGAGTCAATCTCACTATATATAGTGGtcaa CTTGATGTCATTTGCTCCACAAAGGGAACTGAAGCATGGGTTGAAAAGCtcaa gTGGGGTGGGCTTAAAACTTTCTTAAGCATGGAGAGAACACCAATGTATtgtgagaaagagagaataacAAAGGGCTTCACCAAATCCTACAAAAATTTGCATTTCTATTGGATTCTTGGAGCTGGTCATTTT